In one Musa acuminata AAA Group cultivar baxijiao chromosome BXJ2-5, Cavendish_Baxijiao_AAA, whole genome shotgun sequence genomic region, the following are encoded:
- the LOC103984105 gene encoding transcription repressor MYB5, whose amino-acid sequence MRSPSQSSDAMEVERRRGGPTRTATPCCSKVGMKRGPWTAEEDEVLARFVRREGEGRWRTLPKRAGLLRCGKSCRLRWMNYLRPSVKRGPITPDEEDLILRLHRLLGNRWSLIAGRIPGRTDNEIKNYWNTHLSRKLIKQGIDPRTHKPFAFPTDPAPAAPSAPHHPTENPNTIPSVPQEPGNGVLDGFNLHYNDSVGWQASEAFASEGNRALHGSREERRRGADDVLSDLLDSFVNDDIFMQQQHINNNYGSNIADNTTITTTDNKKNSEMIDPAGTSSVPYFALEGLWEDAFTYFG is encoded by the exons ATGAGGAGCCCCTCGCAGTCATCGGATGCCATGGAGGTGGAGCGGCGGCGGGGAGGGCCGACGAGGACGGCGACGCCGTGCTGCAGCAAGGTGGGGATGAAGCGAGGCCCGTGGACGGCGGAGGAGGACGAGGTGCTGGCGAGGTTCGTGCGGAGGGAGGGGGAGGGTCGGTGGCGGACGCTGCCGAAGCGCGCCGGGCTGCTCCGCTGCGGCAAGAGCTGCCGCCTCCGCTGGATGAACTACCTCCGCCCCTCCGTCAAGCGCGGCCCCATCACCCCCGACGAGGAGGATCTCATCCTCCGTCTCCACCGCCTCCTCGGCAACAG GTGGTCGCTGATAGCTGGGAGGATACCGGGCCGCacagacaacgagatcaagaactactggaacacccacCTCAGCAGAAAGCTCATCAAGCAAGGAATAGATCCACGCACCCACAAGCCCTTCGCCTTCCCCACCGATCCAGCTCCTGCTGCGCCATCAGCACCACACCATCCTACCGAAAACCCTAATACCATACCTTCTGTTCCTCAAGAACCGGGTAACGGCGTTCTTGATGGGTTCAATCTGCACTACAACGACAGTGTCGGATGGCAGGCCAGCGAGGCCTTCGCGTCGGAaggaaaccgagcacttcacggcagcagggaggagaggagaagaggagcGGATGACGTCCTCTCGGACCTCTTAGATTCTTTCGTCAACGACGACATCTTCATGCAGCaacagcatatcaataacaactaTGGCAGCAACATTGCTGATAACACTACCATCACCACCACCGACAACAAAAAGAACAGTGAGATGATAGATCCTGCAGGTACATCGTCGGTTCCATATTTTGCGCTTGAAGGTCTGTGGGAAGATGCCTTCACTTACTTTGGCTGA
- the LOC103984106 gene encoding uncharacterized protein LOC103984106 isoform X2 has protein sequence MEKINKDHYESFAGCHVLREIFGVGFYGHFLVAKRAAEDVHSHFMLLESPYEKGCTATSVENDKDGGQSFALHIQTSGLLPGKVTSAIYSSSKRICLDTALQSQAIRSLIPSLDLIISKEILSDDNSEVESGKDRSNCSFKVPPFAQSFYPLLADLHHIFIDLPYIAKAMVSVQKILADINDGQPVNTQTLSNVYIFRIAIEGVRIALNNAARLPMDRGGKSNSTKLEYSELPSEEKSHVLFVQALRSQARKFGSVVAIVDAGCLAGLRRHWNTSVPLKIADLTDQCFTEYYAHDLDANDEKEEDMRKTGLLADKPVVAFGAGATAALGASSLSKAIPASTFIKLATYKIPATLKFGLANLQRAATIGLGNILGSSNPLTHGLASAGAKTLPWKFTVSAEKIRAVTHTMIASAERTSLLAMRTSFYEIMRRRGVRPLRFMPLATFSCSMVACTGLLAYGDRIECVAESLPNVPMIASLGRGLESLRQASKEVRMTDGSKIQKVLQTLVYNLKKMRTQ, from the coding sequence ATGGAAAAGATCAACAAAGATCACTATGAAAGTTTTGCGGGGTGTCATGTCTTGCGTGAGATTTTTGGGGTTGGATTTTATGGCCATTTCTTGGTAGCAAAGAGAGCTGCAGAAGATGTACATTCGCATTTTATGTTACTGGAATCACCATATGAGAAAGGATGTACTGCAACTTCTGTAGAAAATGACAAAGATGGAGGTCAGAGCTTTGCATTGCACATACAAACGAGTGGTTTGCTTCCTGGAAAAGTTACTTCCGCCATTTACTCAAGTTCTAAAAGAATTTGTCTTGATACTGCACTTCAGTCACAAGCAATTAGGTCACTGATTCCATCCCTTGATCTAATAATCTCGAAAGAAATTCTGTCCGACGACAATTCAGAAGTGGAATCTGGAAAAGATCGGTCAAATTGTAGTTTCAAGGTGCCCCCATTTGCACAGTCTTTTTACCCGTTACTTGCAGATCTACATCACATATTCATAGACCTTCCATATATTGCAAAAGCTATGGTTTCTGTACAGAAAATACTTGCTGATATCAATGATGGACAGCCGGTTAACACTCAAACCTTATCTAATGTCTATATCTTCAGAATTGCGATTGAAGGTGTAAGGATAGCTTTAAACAATGCTGCACGTTTACCTATGGATAGAGGAGGGAAAAGCAACTCAACAAAGTTGGAGTATTCTGAGCTCCCTTCTGAAGAAAAATCACATGTTCTTTTTGTGCAAGCTCTCAGGAGCCAAGCTAGGAAGTTTGGATCTGTGGTGGCTATAGTTGATGCAGGATGCTTGGCTGGTCTCAGGAGGCACTGGAATACATCTGTTCCTCTCAAGATTGCAGATTTAACTGATCAATGTTTCACGGAATATTATGCTCATGATCTTGATGCTAATGATGAAAAGGAGGAGGATATGAGAAAAACAGGGCTTCTGGCAGACAAGCCTGTCGTGGCATTTGGTGCCGGAGCTACAGCAGCCCTTGGTGCATCATCACTATCAAAAGCCATTCCCGCGTCAACATTCATTAAGCTTGCAACATATAAGATTCCTGCGACCTTGAAATTTGGCTTAGCAAATCTGCAAAGGGCAGCTACTATCGGACTTGGGAACATTCTTGGGTCATCAAATCCCCTCACACATGGGCTTGCAAGTGCTGGAGCCAAGACCTTGCCCTGGAAGTTCACAGTGTCAGCAGAGAAGATTCGTGCCGTGACACACACTATGATAGCATCAGCTGAGAGGACAAGCTTGTTGGCCATGAGGACATCATTTTATGAGATTATGAGGAGAAGGGGTGTCCGACCACTTAGATTTATGCCATTAGCTACTTTTAGTTGTAGCATGGTTGCTTGCACTGGACTTCTGGCTTATGGAGATCGTATTGAATGTGTTGCTGAATCATTGCCTAATGTTCCCATGATTGCTTCTTTGGGTCGTGGGCTAGAGAGCTTACGCCAGGCATCTAAGGAAGTGAGAATGACCGATGGTTCCAAGATACAGAAAGTTTTACAGACCCTCGTGTACAACTTGAAGAAAATGAGAACACAATGA
- the LOC103984107 gene encoding homeobox-leucine zipper protein ATHB-15 isoform X1, translated as MIALTSCEEGKMGIVDPGKYVRYTPEQVEALERLYHECPKPSSMRRQQLIRECPILSNIEPKQIKVWFQNRRCREKQRKEAARLQAVNRKLTAMNKLLMEENDRLQKQVSQMVDENGYFRQQTQNAALTTTNTSCESVVTNGQQHLTPQHPPRDASPAGLMSIAEETLTEFLSKATGTAIEWVQMPGMKPGPDSIGIVAISHGCTGVAARACGLVGLEPTKVAEILKDRLSWFRDCRSVEIINVLPTGSNGTIELLYMQVYAPTTLAPARDFWLLRYTSILEDRSLVVCERSLNSTLGGPSMPTVQPFVRAEMLPSGYLIRPCEGGGSVIHIVYHLDLEPWSVPEVLRPLYESSTVLSQKTTMVALRHLRQIAHETTHSSVSGWGKRPAALRALSQRLSRGFNEAVNGFVDDGWSMVSSDGMEDITVLVNSSCSKLMGLNLSFVNGCPSTTSSVLCAKATMLLQNISPPMLLRFLREHRSEWADSNIDGYSAASVKAIPHTLPISLTGCSGGQVILPLAHTLEHEEFLEVIKFESIGHNREMPMPRDLYLLQLCNGVDENAVGTCSELIFAPIDASFADDAPLLPSGFRIIPLDFKTDTNSPNRTLDLASALEVGPTGSQVHNDYSGNRGNIRSVMTIAFQFAFESHLQEDVASMARQYIRNIIASVQRLSLTLSPSHLGSHGGLRIPPGSPEAATLACWICHSYRSYSGAEFLKPSADNSDSLLKMLWHHSDAIICCSLKAMPVFTFANQAGLDMLETTLIALQDITLEKIFVDEGRKMICAELPHVIQQGSICLQAGLCISSMGRPVSYERAVAWKVLDNEDNAHCICFMFVNWSFV; from the exons ATGATAGCTCTAACTTCTTGCGAGGAAGGGAAGATGGGCATCGTCGACCCAGGAAAGTATGTCCGGTACACTCCGGAGCAGGTGGAAGCACTCGAGAGACTGTACCATGAGTGCCCGAAGCCAAGCTCAATGCGGCGGCAGCAGCTCATTAGGGAGTGCCCCATCCTGTCCAACATCGAGCCCAAGCAGATCAAGGTTTGGTTCCAGAACAGGAG GTGCCGTGAGAAACAGCGAAAGGAAGCAGCACGACTTCAGGCTGTGAACAGGAAGCTGACGGCAATGAATAAGCTTTTGATGGAGGAAAATGACAGGTTGCAGAAGCAGGTGTCTCAGATGGTCGACGAGAATGGTTACTTCCGTCAGCAGACGCAAAAT GCTGCCTTAACGACGACGAACACAAGCTGTGAGTCGGTGGTGACAAATGGTCAGCAACATTTGACACCTCAGCATCCACCAAGGGATGCTAGTCCTGCTGG ACTAATGTCCATTGCAGAGGAAACTTTAACAGAGTTTCTGTCTAAGGCTACTGGGACTGCTATTGAGTGGGTCCAAATGCCTGGGATGAAG CCTGGTCCAGATTCCATTGGAATCGTTGCTATCTCACATGGTTGCACTGGTGTGGCGGCACGAGCTTGTGGCCTTGTAGGCCTTGAACCTACAAAG GTTGCAGAAATCCTAAAAGATCGGCTATCGTGGTTTCGAGACTGTCGATCTGTGGAGATCATTAATGTACTGCCGACCGGCAGTAATGGAACCATTGAGCTTCTGTACATGCAG GTTTATGCACCGACAACACTGGCACCTGCTCGGGACTTCTGGTTGCTAAGATATACATCAATTCTTGAAGACAGAAGTCTCGTG GTTTGTGAAAGATCACTCAATAGCACGCTAGGTGGTCCAAGCATGCCCACCGTGCAACCATTCGTCAGGGCAGAAATGCTGCCAAGTGGTTACTTGATAAGACCATGTGAAGGTGGTGGGTCTGTCATTCACATTGTTTATCATTTGGATTTGGAG CCTTGGAGTGTGCCCGAAGTTCTAAGGCCACTATATGAATCATCTACGGTGCTTTCTCAGAAGACGACAATGGTT gctttacgACATCTAAGACAGATTGCACATGAAACTACTCATTCTTCTGTATCTGGATGGGGCAAACGACCTGCAGCTCTAAGAGCACTTAGCCAGAGGCTCAGCAG GGGATTTAATGAAGCAGTTAATGGATTTGTGGATGACGGTTGGTCTATGGTCAGTAGTGATGGCATGGAAGACATAACAGTTCTTGTCAACTCATCTTGTAGCAAGCTGATGGGTTTAAATCTTAGTTTTGTGAATGGATGCCCCTCAACAACCAGTTCTGTGCTTTGTGCCAAGGCTACCATGCTTTTACAG AACATATCTCCACCAATGCTCCTGAGGTTTCTGCGGGAGCACCGATCGGAGTGGGCAGACAGCAACATAGATGGCTACTCTGCTGCATCTGTTAAGGCCATACCCCACACTTTACCCATATCTCTCACTGGATGCTCTGGTGGTCAGGTCATACTACCTCTGGCTCACACACTCGAGCATGAAGAG TTCTTGGAGGTAATTAAGTTCGAAAGCATTGGCCACAATCGGGAAATGCCTATGCCCCGAGATCTGTACCTGTTGCAA CTCTGCAATGGAGTGGATGAGAATGCTGTTGGTACCTGTTCTGAGCTTATATTTGCCCCAATAGATGCATCTTTTGCTGATGATGCCCCACTGCTGCCTTCTGGTTTTCGTATTATTCCTCTTGACTTTAAGACG GACACTAATAGTCCTAATCGCACTTTGGACCTTGCTTCTGCTCTTGAGGTTGGACCAACAGGCAGCCAAGTACATAATGATTATTCTGGTAATCGTGGAAACATTAGATCTGTGATGACTATAGCATTTCAATTTGCTTTTGAGAGCCACCTCCAAGAGGATGTGGCATCCATGGCCCGACAATACATTCGTAACATCATAGCCTCTGTGCAAAGGCTATCATTAACTCTCTCACCTTCACATCTTGGATCTCATGGCGGTCTCCGGATACCACCTGGAAGTCCAGAAGCTGCAACACTTGCTTGTTGGATTTGTCACAGCTACAG GTCTTATTCAGGAGCTGAATTTCTTAAACCTTCTGCAGATAATAGTGACTCACTTCTGAAGATGCTTTGGCATCACTCAGATGCTATCATTTGCTGTTCTTTGAAG GCTATGCCAGTCTTCACCTTCGCCAACCAGGCTGGTCTTGACATGCTTGAGACAACACTAATTGCCTTACAGGATATCACTCTGGAAAAGATTTTTGTTGATGAAGGAAGGAAGATGATCTGCGCAGAGCTACCTCATGTAATTCAACAG GGTTCCATTTGCCTTCAAGCTGGCCTCTGCATTTCTAGCATGGGCAGGCCTGTTTCCTATGAAAGAGCTGTTGCTTGGAAAGTGCTCGACAACGAAGACAATGCCCACTGCATATGCTTCATGTTTGTTAATTGGTCCTTCGTTTAA
- the LOC103984106 gene encoding uncharacterized protein LOC103984106 isoform X1, with translation MSHDVLDMATTIFSHLQNLWPFSGSKTDDLKISAQLVRKLSVPDKTKQFVFALREPDSDAVVYILAAQNLSLQSALDAEYLIKEVQPKVVVAQISPSVLADIRSEEKCLRNDQVNHVPTSSFGVLKRCLMEKINKDHYESFAGCHVLREIFGVGFYGHFLVAKRAAEDVHSHFMLLESPYEKGCTATSVENDKDGGQSFALHIQTSGLLPGKVTSAIYSSSKRICLDTALQSQAIRSLIPSLDLIISKEILSDDNSEVESGKDRSNCSFKVPPFAQSFYPLLADLHHIFIDLPYIAKAMVSVQKILADINDGQPVNTQTLSNVYIFRIAIEGVRIALNNAARLPMDRGGKSNSTKLEYSELPSEEKSHVLFVQALRSQARKFGSVVAIVDAGCLAGLRRHWNTSVPLKIADLTDQCFTEYYAHDLDANDEKEEDMRKTGLLADKPVVAFGAGATAALGASSLSKAIPASTFIKLATYKIPATLKFGLANLQRAATIGLGNILGSSNPLTHGLASAGAKTLPWKFTVSAEKIRAVTHTMIASAERTSLLAMRTSFYEIMRRRGVRPLRFMPLATFSCSMVACTGLLAYGDRIECVAESLPNVPMIASLGRGLESLRQASKEVRMTDGSKIQKVLQTLVYNLKKMRTQ, from the coding sequence ATGTCCCATGATGTTCTGGATATGGCAACAACAATATTCTCTCATTTGCAAAATCTCTGGCCATTTTCAGGATCAAAGACTGATGACCTGAAAATTTCAGCTCAACTAGTTCGCAAGCTCTCAGTCCCAGATAAGACAAAGCAGTTTGTTTTTGCTCTTCGTGAACCTGATTCTGATGCCGTAGTGTATATACTAGCTGCTCAAAACTTATCACTACAATCTGCCTTAGATGCAGAATACCTCATCAAAGAAGTTCAGCCCAAAGTTGTAGTAGCTCAGATTTCCCCATCAGTGTTGGCTGATATTCGATCAGAAGAGAAGTGCTTAAGAAATGATCAAGTAAACCATGTACCAACTTCATCATTTGGGGTGCTTAAAAGATGTCTTATGGAAAAGATCAACAAAGATCACTATGAAAGTTTTGCGGGGTGTCATGTCTTGCGTGAGATTTTTGGGGTTGGATTTTATGGCCATTTCTTGGTAGCAAAGAGAGCTGCAGAAGATGTACATTCGCATTTTATGTTACTGGAATCACCATATGAGAAAGGATGTACTGCAACTTCTGTAGAAAATGACAAAGATGGAGGTCAGAGCTTTGCATTGCACATACAAACGAGTGGTTTGCTTCCTGGAAAAGTTACTTCCGCCATTTACTCAAGTTCTAAAAGAATTTGTCTTGATACTGCACTTCAGTCACAAGCAATTAGGTCACTGATTCCATCCCTTGATCTAATAATCTCGAAAGAAATTCTGTCCGACGACAATTCAGAAGTGGAATCTGGAAAAGATCGGTCAAATTGTAGTTTCAAGGTGCCCCCATTTGCACAGTCTTTTTACCCGTTACTTGCAGATCTACATCACATATTCATAGACCTTCCATATATTGCAAAAGCTATGGTTTCTGTACAGAAAATACTTGCTGATATCAATGATGGACAGCCGGTTAACACTCAAACCTTATCTAATGTCTATATCTTCAGAATTGCGATTGAAGGTGTAAGGATAGCTTTAAACAATGCTGCACGTTTACCTATGGATAGAGGAGGGAAAAGCAACTCAACAAAGTTGGAGTATTCTGAGCTCCCTTCTGAAGAAAAATCACATGTTCTTTTTGTGCAAGCTCTCAGGAGCCAAGCTAGGAAGTTTGGATCTGTGGTGGCTATAGTTGATGCAGGATGCTTGGCTGGTCTCAGGAGGCACTGGAATACATCTGTTCCTCTCAAGATTGCAGATTTAACTGATCAATGTTTCACGGAATATTATGCTCATGATCTTGATGCTAATGATGAAAAGGAGGAGGATATGAGAAAAACAGGGCTTCTGGCAGACAAGCCTGTCGTGGCATTTGGTGCCGGAGCTACAGCAGCCCTTGGTGCATCATCACTATCAAAAGCCATTCCCGCGTCAACATTCATTAAGCTTGCAACATATAAGATTCCTGCGACCTTGAAATTTGGCTTAGCAAATCTGCAAAGGGCAGCTACTATCGGACTTGGGAACATTCTTGGGTCATCAAATCCCCTCACACATGGGCTTGCAAGTGCTGGAGCCAAGACCTTGCCCTGGAAGTTCACAGTGTCAGCAGAGAAGATTCGTGCCGTGACACACACTATGATAGCATCAGCTGAGAGGACAAGCTTGTTGGCCATGAGGACATCATTTTATGAGATTATGAGGAGAAGGGGTGTCCGACCACTTAGATTTATGCCATTAGCTACTTTTAGTTGTAGCATGGTTGCTTGCACTGGACTTCTGGCTTATGGAGATCGTATTGAATGTGTTGCTGAATCATTGCCTAATGTTCCCATGATTGCTTCTTTGGGTCGTGGGCTAGAGAGCTTACGCCAGGCATCTAAGGAAGTGAGAATGACCGATGGTTCCAAGATACAGAAAGTTTTACAGACCCTCGTGTACAACTTGAAGAAAATGAGAACACAATGA
- the LOC103984107 gene encoding homeobox-leucine zipper protein ATHB-15 isoform X2 codes for MIALTSCEEGKMGIVDPGKYVRYTPEQVEALERLYHECPKPSSMRRQQLIRECPILSNIEPKQIKVWFQNRRCREKQRKEAARLQAVNRKLTAMNKLLMEENDRLQKQVSQMVDENGYFRQQTQNAALTTTNTSCESVVTNGQQHLTPQHPPRDASPAGLMSIAEETLTEFLSKATGTAIEWVQMPGMKPGPDSIGIVAISHGCTGVAARACGLVGLEPTKVAEILKDRLSWFRDCRSVEIINVLPTGSNGTIELLYMQVYAPTTLAPARDFWLLRYTSILEDRSLVVCERSLNSTLGGPSMPTVQPFVRAEMLPSGYLIRPCEGGGSVIHIVYHLDLEPWSVPEVLRPLYESSTVLSQKTTMALRHLRQIAHETTHSSVSGWGKRPAALRALSQRLSRGFNEAVNGFVDDGWSMVSSDGMEDITVLVNSSCSKLMGLNLSFVNGCPSTTSSVLCAKATMLLQNISPPMLLRFLREHRSEWADSNIDGYSAASVKAIPHTLPISLTGCSGGQVILPLAHTLEHEEFLEVIKFESIGHNREMPMPRDLYLLQLCNGVDENAVGTCSELIFAPIDASFADDAPLLPSGFRIIPLDFKTDTNSPNRTLDLASALEVGPTGSQVHNDYSGNRGNIRSVMTIAFQFAFESHLQEDVASMARQYIRNIIASVQRLSLTLSPSHLGSHGGLRIPPGSPEAATLACWICHSYRSYSGAEFLKPSADNSDSLLKMLWHHSDAIICCSLKAMPVFTFANQAGLDMLETTLIALQDITLEKIFVDEGRKMICAELPHVIQQGSICLQAGLCISSMGRPVSYERAVAWKVLDNEDNAHCICFMFVNWSFV; via the exons ATGATAGCTCTAACTTCTTGCGAGGAAGGGAAGATGGGCATCGTCGACCCAGGAAAGTATGTCCGGTACACTCCGGAGCAGGTGGAAGCACTCGAGAGACTGTACCATGAGTGCCCGAAGCCAAGCTCAATGCGGCGGCAGCAGCTCATTAGGGAGTGCCCCATCCTGTCCAACATCGAGCCCAAGCAGATCAAGGTTTGGTTCCAGAACAGGAG GTGCCGTGAGAAACAGCGAAAGGAAGCAGCACGACTTCAGGCTGTGAACAGGAAGCTGACGGCAATGAATAAGCTTTTGATGGAGGAAAATGACAGGTTGCAGAAGCAGGTGTCTCAGATGGTCGACGAGAATGGTTACTTCCGTCAGCAGACGCAAAAT GCTGCCTTAACGACGACGAACACAAGCTGTGAGTCGGTGGTGACAAATGGTCAGCAACATTTGACACCTCAGCATCCACCAAGGGATGCTAGTCCTGCTGG ACTAATGTCCATTGCAGAGGAAACTTTAACAGAGTTTCTGTCTAAGGCTACTGGGACTGCTATTGAGTGGGTCCAAATGCCTGGGATGAAG CCTGGTCCAGATTCCATTGGAATCGTTGCTATCTCACATGGTTGCACTGGTGTGGCGGCACGAGCTTGTGGCCTTGTAGGCCTTGAACCTACAAAG GTTGCAGAAATCCTAAAAGATCGGCTATCGTGGTTTCGAGACTGTCGATCTGTGGAGATCATTAATGTACTGCCGACCGGCAGTAATGGAACCATTGAGCTTCTGTACATGCAG GTTTATGCACCGACAACACTGGCACCTGCTCGGGACTTCTGGTTGCTAAGATATACATCAATTCTTGAAGACAGAAGTCTCGTG GTTTGTGAAAGATCACTCAATAGCACGCTAGGTGGTCCAAGCATGCCCACCGTGCAACCATTCGTCAGGGCAGAAATGCTGCCAAGTGGTTACTTGATAAGACCATGTGAAGGTGGTGGGTCTGTCATTCACATTGTTTATCATTTGGATTTGGAG CCTTGGAGTGTGCCCGAAGTTCTAAGGCCACTATATGAATCATCTACGGTGCTTTCTCAGAAGACGACAATG gctttacgACATCTAAGACAGATTGCACATGAAACTACTCATTCTTCTGTATCTGGATGGGGCAAACGACCTGCAGCTCTAAGAGCACTTAGCCAGAGGCTCAGCAG GGGATTTAATGAAGCAGTTAATGGATTTGTGGATGACGGTTGGTCTATGGTCAGTAGTGATGGCATGGAAGACATAACAGTTCTTGTCAACTCATCTTGTAGCAAGCTGATGGGTTTAAATCTTAGTTTTGTGAATGGATGCCCCTCAACAACCAGTTCTGTGCTTTGTGCCAAGGCTACCATGCTTTTACAG AACATATCTCCACCAATGCTCCTGAGGTTTCTGCGGGAGCACCGATCGGAGTGGGCAGACAGCAACATAGATGGCTACTCTGCTGCATCTGTTAAGGCCATACCCCACACTTTACCCATATCTCTCACTGGATGCTCTGGTGGTCAGGTCATACTACCTCTGGCTCACACACTCGAGCATGAAGAG TTCTTGGAGGTAATTAAGTTCGAAAGCATTGGCCACAATCGGGAAATGCCTATGCCCCGAGATCTGTACCTGTTGCAA CTCTGCAATGGAGTGGATGAGAATGCTGTTGGTACCTGTTCTGAGCTTATATTTGCCCCAATAGATGCATCTTTTGCTGATGATGCCCCACTGCTGCCTTCTGGTTTTCGTATTATTCCTCTTGACTTTAAGACG GACACTAATAGTCCTAATCGCACTTTGGACCTTGCTTCTGCTCTTGAGGTTGGACCAACAGGCAGCCAAGTACATAATGATTATTCTGGTAATCGTGGAAACATTAGATCTGTGATGACTATAGCATTTCAATTTGCTTTTGAGAGCCACCTCCAAGAGGATGTGGCATCCATGGCCCGACAATACATTCGTAACATCATAGCCTCTGTGCAAAGGCTATCATTAACTCTCTCACCTTCACATCTTGGATCTCATGGCGGTCTCCGGATACCACCTGGAAGTCCAGAAGCTGCAACACTTGCTTGTTGGATTTGTCACAGCTACAG GTCTTATTCAGGAGCTGAATTTCTTAAACCTTCTGCAGATAATAGTGACTCACTTCTGAAGATGCTTTGGCATCACTCAGATGCTATCATTTGCTGTTCTTTGAAG GCTATGCCAGTCTTCACCTTCGCCAACCAGGCTGGTCTTGACATGCTTGAGACAACACTAATTGCCTTACAGGATATCACTCTGGAAAAGATTTTTGTTGATGAAGGAAGGAAGATGATCTGCGCAGAGCTACCTCATGTAATTCAACAG GGTTCCATTTGCCTTCAAGCTGGCCTCTGCATTTCTAGCATGGGCAGGCCTGTTTCCTATGAAAGAGCTGTTGCTTGGAAAGTGCTCGACAACGAAGACAATGCCCACTGCATATGCTTCATGTTTGTTAATTGGTCCTTCGTTTAA